The following proteins are co-located in the Candidatus Nanopelagicales bacterium genome:
- a CDS encoding endo alpha-1,4 polygalactosaminidase, translating into MRRVTREAIPRATIRSLLGAVLLGLSVVAGTPIANATHPEPVLEPGGTPTRLEEAGRGRDTFHIQFSGKLRVPTGTDVVEIDGEDTRARRVTKLHARGIEVVCYVSAGTFENYRRDAAKFPARVIGEQLPDWPDERWLDIRKRGVLRPIMTRRARACARKGFDGIEFDNVDGYANNTGFPLRRADQIKYDKMLARIARKNALSPGLKNAVGLVKDLEPAFDWALNEECVTYRECGRYRPFVRSGKAVIVIEYGGVSQKRLCRVTGRLGLSGQMKRLSLSAWSRPC; encoded by the coding sequence ATGAGGAGAGTGACCAGGGAAGCGATACCTAGAGCGACGATCCGTTCGCTCTTGGGGGCGGTCCTGCTCGGGTTATCTGTAGTTGCTGGGACTCCGATCGCCAACGCCACGCACCCCGAGCCCGTGCTCGAGCCTGGGGGTACCCCCACCCGCCTCGAAGAGGCGGGAAGGGGGAGGGACACGTTCCACATCCAGTTCAGCGGCAAGCTGCGCGTGCCGACGGGGACAGACGTCGTCGAGATCGACGGGGAGGACACGCGAGCCCGACGAGTCACCAAACTGCACGCTCGCGGCATCGAGGTCGTCTGCTACGTCAGCGCGGGCACGTTCGAGAACTACCGTCGGGACGCGGCCAAGTTCCCGGCCCGCGTGATCGGCGAACAGCTTCCGGACTGGCCAGATGAGCGATGGCTGGACATCCGCAAGCGCGGGGTCCTGAGACCCATCATGACCCGGCGAGCCCGGGCCTGCGCGCGGAAGGGATTCGACGGCATCGAGTTCGACAATGTGGACGGATACGCCAACAACACCGGATTCCCGCTGCGCCGGGCAGACCAGATCAAGTACGACAAGATGCTGGCGCGCATCGCCAGGAAGAACGCGCTGTCACCGGGCCTGAAGAACGCCGTGGGACTGGTGAAGGATCTCGAACCGGCATTCGACTGGGCCCTCAACGAAGAGTGCGTCACCTACCGGGAATGCGGGCGCTACAGGCCGTTCGTTCGCAGCGGCAAGGCAGTGATCGTCATCGAGTACGGGGGGGTGAGCCAGAAGCGCCTCTGCCGCGTGACCGGTCGCCTTGGCTTGAGTGGGCAGATGAAGCGCCTCAGCCTGTCGGCCTGGTCACGGCCCTGCTGA
- a CDS encoding polysaccharide deacetylase family protein, which yields MLKLPLTVVAAVSALILAACAPAGSAPQSPTASESTSASGSASPSEASPSPSPSDSSKPSKVLYLTFDDGPSVPFTRQILDIFEEYNSKTTFFIYGAFARVNPGVVKDIVSRGQAIGNHTYNHPNLTTLSDDAVRKELSKTADVVGPGMGPCMRPPYLATNDRVRRISKQEGYSTVLGDLSAADWTVPPVSTLMASLRAASKNKAIIIIHDGPQLRQNTVAAVRQLMPWWIKKGFSLESLPQCVNPVQP from the coding sequence GTGCTGAAACTCCCGCTCACAGTCGTCGCCGCCGTCAGCGCCCTGATCCTCGCCGCGTGTGCGCCCGCTGGCTCTGCCCCCCAGAGCCCCACGGCGTCCGAGTCAACGAGCGCATCCGGAAGCGCATCCCCGTCTGAGGCCAGCCCGTCGCCTTCGCCCAGCGACAGCAGCAAGCCGTCGAAGGTTCTCTATCTGACATTCGACGATGGACCGTCTGTTCCGTTCACTCGACAGATCCTGGACATCTTCGAGGAGTACAACTCCAAGACGACTTTCTTCATCTATGGAGCCTTCGCCAGGGTCAACCCCGGCGTTGTCAAGGACATCGTTTCGCGAGGCCAGGCGATCGGGAATCACACGTACAACCACCCGAACCTCACGACGCTGTCCGACGACGCGGTACGCAAGGAACTGAGCAAGACCGCCGACGTGGTGGGTCCGGGGATGGGCCCGTGCATGCGACCTCCCTACCTGGCCACGAACGACCGCGTGCGCCGCATCAGCAAGCAAGAGGGATACAGCACCGTGTTGGGAGACCTCTCGGCCGCGGACTGGACCGTGCCGCCTGTCTCGACGCTGATGGCGTCTCTGCGCGCCGCGTCGAAGAACAAGGCGATAATCATCATTCACGACGGACCGCAACTGCGGCAGAACACAGTGGCGGCGGTTCGCCAGTTGATGCCATGGTGGATCAAGAAGGGCTTCAGCCTGGAGTCACTGCCGCAGTGCGTGAACCCAGTCCAGCCCTGA
- the ilvD gene encoding dihydroxy-acid dehydratase, translating into MKPRSREVTDGMERAPARGMLRAVGMADEDFAKPQIGVASSWNEITPCNLSLKRLAQSAKEGVHAAGGYPLEFATISVSDGISMGHEGMHFSLVSREVIADSVETVMQAERLDAMVTFAGCDKSLPGMLMAAARLDVASVLVYAGSILPGRVGDRDVTIIDAFEAVGACARGLTTRDEVDRIERAICPGEGACGGMYTANTMASVGEAIGMSLPGSAAPPAVDRRRDGIARHSGEAVVGLLRSGITTRDILTREAFENAITVVMALGGSTNAVLHLLALAHEADVPLDMEDFHRIGSEVPLLADLKPFGRFVMSDVDRVGGVPVVLRALLDAGMLHGDCLTVTGRTMGENLADMDVPQPDGWVLHPVSAPLMPTGGITILSGSLCPDGAVVKNAGVPVDVFEGVARVFEREQSAMAALEDGTIQAGDVVVIRQEGPKSGPGMREMLMITGAIKGAGLGKDVLLVTDGRFSGGTTGLCVGHVAPESADGGPIALVADGDRIRVDIASRRLDLLVEEEEMARRRENWEPAEPRYTRGVLHKYTQLVGSASKGAVCD; encoded by the coding sequence ATGAAACCGCGAAGCCGCGAGGTGACTGACGGAATGGAGCGGGCTCCCGCCAGAGGGATGCTGCGTGCCGTTGGAATGGCGGACGAGGACTTCGCCAAGCCGCAGATCGGGGTTGCCTCGTCCTGGAACGAGATCACGCCGTGCAACTTGTCATTGAAGAGACTGGCGCAATCCGCCAAGGAAGGTGTCCACGCAGCGGGTGGGTACCCATTGGAGTTCGCGACAATCTCCGTGTCGGACGGCATCTCGATGGGGCACGAAGGCATGCACTTCTCGCTCGTCAGCCGAGAGGTGATAGCCGACTCGGTCGAGACTGTGATGCAGGCCGAGCGTTTGGACGCCATGGTCACCTTCGCCGGGTGCGACAAGTCCCTACCAGGGATGCTCATGGCCGCCGCGAGGCTGGATGTCGCCAGCGTCCTGGTCTACGCGGGATCGATCCTGCCCGGCAGGGTCGGGGACCGCGATGTCACGATCATCGACGCGTTCGAGGCAGTCGGGGCCTGCGCGCGCGGCCTGACTACACGCGATGAGGTCGATCGCATCGAGCGGGCTATCTGCCCTGGCGAAGGCGCGTGCGGGGGCATGTACACCGCGAACACCATGGCCAGCGTCGGCGAGGCGATCGGCATGTCGCTGCCCGGATCTGCGGCTCCGCCCGCAGTTGACCGTAGGAGGGACGGGATAGCCCGGCACTCGGGTGAGGCTGTCGTTGGACTTCTGCGCAGCGGGATCACGACGCGGGACATCCTGACCCGGGAGGCGTTCGAGAACGCGATAACGGTCGTCATGGCCCTGGGCGGTTCCACGAACGCTGTGCTTCATCTGCTGGCGCTGGCTCACGAAGCCGATGTGCCATTGGATATGGAGGACTTCCACCGGATCGGATCTGAGGTGCCGCTGCTGGCCGACCTGAAGCCGTTCGGACGGTTCGTAATGAGTGATGTGGACAGGGTGGGCGGCGTTCCTGTGGTCTTGCGGGCTCTGCTGGACGCTGGGATGCTGCACGGCGACTGTCTGACGGTTACGGGCAGGACCATGGGCGAGAATCTGGCCGACATGGACGTGCCCCAGCCTGACGGTTGGGTCCTTCATCCGGTTAGCGCGCCGTTGATGCCCACTGGTGGCATCACGATTCTGTCTGGCTCGCTGTGCCCGGACGGGGCCGTGGTGAAGAACGCGGGAGTGCCAGTTGATGTCTTTGAAGGGGTGGCCCGCGTTTTCGAGCGAGAGCAGTCCGCCATGGCTGCGCTGGAGGACGGCACGATCCAGGCGGGGGATGTCGTTGTCATCCGCCAGGAGGGGCCCAAGAGCGGACCCGGTATGCGGGAGATGCTGATGATCACAGGCGCCATCAAGGGCGCCGGATTGGGTAAGGACGTCCTCCTGGTGACGGACGGGCGCTTCTCAGGCGGTACGACCGGTCTATGCGTCGGACACGTGGCACCCGAATCCGCCGACGGTGGGCCGATCGCTCTGGTCGCTGACGGAGACAGGATCCGCGTCGACATCGCGAGTCGCCGCCTCGATCTGCTGGTCGAGGAGGAGGAAATGGCTCGGCGCCGTGAGAACTGGGAGCCCGCGGAGCCCAGGTACACGCGCGGCGTGTTGCACAAGTACACCCAACTGGTCGGTTCGGCGTCGAAGGGCGCCGTCTGCGACTGA
- a CDS encoding aldo/keto reductase has product MHVTPRRIGSWGLEVGRIGLGCMSMTGVYDVDQRQDERSELTVRRAIDLGVTLIDTADSYGPFTNELLVGRALASRRGAAVLSTKVGLVGRSDGAVLRNGRPDHIVSACDASLRRLQADHIDLYSLHSIDPGVPVEDSWSAMAGLVAAGKVRALGIMTDDIAVLELVQAIFPVTAVFVEYSLWAQGNEAVVRWCGERGIGVLATSPLGRGYLTGTLDPARRFAWTDLRSKLGDFSPDGLRENRVWIDRLRRVARDKRATSAQVALAWVSQQGEHIVPLAGTKRPDHLEENARAADLKLDDLDLSLLRGENEESDQGSDT; this is encoded by the coding sequence ATGCACGTAACGCCACGAAGAATCGGCAGCTGGGGGCTTGAAGTCGGCCGGATCGGGCTTGGCTGTATGTCCATGACCGGTGTCTACGACGTGGATCAGCGACAGGACGAACGCTCCGAGCTGACGGTACGCAGGGCCATCGACCTTGGCGTGACCCTGATCGACACCGCGGACTCCTACGGTCCGTTCACAAATGAGCTGCTCGTCGGACGGGCCCTAGCGTCCCGCCGGGGAGCGGCGGTGCTGTCAACCAAAGTGGGTCTGGTTGGCCGATCGGACGGGGCTGTGCTGCGCAACGGCCGACCTGATCACATCGTGTCAGCGTGCGATGCTTCGCTGCGCCGCCTCCAAGCGGACCACATAGACCTGTACTCCTTGCACTCAATCGACCCCGGGGTGCCGGTGGAGGACTCGTGGTCTGCCATGGCTGGCCTCGTCGCCGCCGGCAAAGTACGTGCGCTCGGCATCATGACTGATGACATCGCTGTCCTGGAGCTCGTTCAGGCGATATTCCCCGTCACAGCCGTGTTCGTCGAGTATTCGCTTTGGGCGCAGGGCAACGAGGCCGTAGTGCGCTGGTGCGGCGAACGCGGGATAGGGGTGCTCGCGACGAGTCCACTGGGTCGCGGGTACCTGACCGGGACGCTGGACCCTGCCCGAAGATTCGCTTGGACTGACTTGCGGTCGAAACTCGGCGACTTCAGCCCCGACGGCCTTCGCGAAAACCGCGTATGGATCGACCGGCTTCGGCGCGTCGCGAGGGACAAGCGAGCGACCTCGGCCCAAGTCGCTCTGGCTTGGGTCTCGCAGCAAGGCGAGCACATCGTCCCCTTGGCCGGAACCAAACGTCCCGACCACCTGGAAGAGAACGCCCGCGCGGCTGATCTGAAGCTGGACGACCTGGACCTGAGCCTGCTGCGGGGGGAAAATGAGGAGAGTGACCAGGGAAGCGATACCTAG